One window from the genome of Labilithrix sp. encodes:
- a CDS encoding Uma2 family endonuclease translates to MVANPSHWSVDFEAYLRYELEAEKKHELIDGEIVAMAGASLRHNVLCGRVHDAIRPSLGDGPCLLERSDQMLAVDTTQKGWVAYYPDLAVYCSGAVHPQASETRVNPSLLVEVTSKSTEKKDRGVKLEDYLQIPTLEEYVIVSHKRQELAVWTRGASGWAQQLVTTGTLRLRSGASIDVDRLFADLPALSER, encoded by the coding sequence ATGGTCGCCAACCCGTCGCACTGGAGCGTCGACTTCGAGGCGTACCTTCGCTACGAGCTCGAGGCTGAAAAGAAGCATGAGCTGATCGACGGCGAGATCGTCGCGATGGCGGGTGCGTCGCTCCGGCACAACGTTCTTTGCGGGCGCGTTCACGACGCGATCCGTCCCTCGCTCGGTGACGGCCCCTGTCTCCTCGAGCGCTCCGATCAGATGCTGGCCGTCGACACGACGCAAAAGGGATGGGTCGCGTACTATCCCGACCTGGCCGTGTACTGCAGCGGAGCGGTCCATCCCCAAGCCTCCGAAACGCGCGTGAATCCATCTCTCCTCGTCGAAGTGACGAGCAAGTCGACCGAGAAGAAGGACCGCGGCGTGAAGCTCGAGGACTACCTGCAGATCCCGACGCTCGAGGAGTACGTCATCGTCTCGCACAAGCGGCAGGAGCTCGCGGTCTGGACGCGCGGTGCGAGCGGATGGGCGCAGCAGCTCGTGACCACCGGCACGCTTCGCCTCCGCTCCGGCGCGAGCATCGACGTCGATCGCCTCTTCGCCGATCTGCCGGCGCTCTCAGAACGATAG
- a CDS encoding serine protease — MSLRAAAFALGLFASGLFTSGAASAQDEPPQVELPANPPPPTPPPTPPKPRHPAPIPIPRAVEGERAPPCEQAFIEHVYKATKPSVVRITRPDGALGTGFVYHSRRHVATALHVVDLGRELKVEFPNGKQVKAEVVAVDDRHDLALLELAEATDAPPLVPRYSVTIGSPILAIGNPYGDVARYVDELEGLLNFSVSQGIVSAKSDAFIQTDAVLSPGNSGGPMLTCDGRVVGVADKLLESRIGFGVPVTHLQKLVPHARESTYRGRWIPRDAALGLAVLVDANSYIGFYLGGSVVGYDRIALTTRLGLAFAGKGDVSDVPGPVTDRSIRRIFGELTIGYRMLFLPYAFPTYFTLAGGVFGTFDRGEQTRLTLATTPEGAPALASQTIDIRGGGVKPLATAVLHLATLELSYGFALDVLRPKFSTHQVLVGLSF; from the coding sequence GTGAGCCTGCGGGCCGCGGCCTTCGCGCTCGGTCTCTTCGCGAGCGGCCTCTTCACGAGCGGCGCCGCCTCCGCGCAAGACGAGCCGCCGCAGGTGGAGCTCCCCGCGAACCCGCCGCCTCCGACTCCGCCTCCGACTCCGCCGAAGCCCCGCCACCCCGCGCCCATCCCCATTCCACGCGCGGTGGAGGGCGAGCGCGCGCCGCCGTGCGAGCAGGCCTTCATCGAGCACGTCTACAAGGCGACGAAGCCGAGCGTCGTGCGCATCACGCGGCCGGACGGCGCGCTCGGCACCGGCTTCGTCTATCACTCGCGCCGGCACGTCGCGACCGCGCTCCACGTCGTCGACCTCGGGCGCGAGCTGAAGGTCGAGTTCCCGAACGGCAAGCAGGTGAAGGCGGAGGTCGTCGCGGTCGACGATCGCCACGACCTCGCGCTCCTCGAGCTCGCGGAGGCGACCGACGCGCCGCCGCTCGTCCCGCGCTACAGCGTCACGATCGGCTCGCCGATCCTCGCGATCGGGAACCCGTACGGCGACGTCGCGCGCTACGTCGACGAGCTCGAGGGCCTCCTCAACTTCAGCGTCTCGCAGGGCATCGTGAGCGCGAAGAGCGACGCGTTCATCCAGACCGACGCGGTCCTCTCCCCCGGCAACTCCGGCGGCCCGATGCTGACCTGCGACGGCCGCGTCGTCGGCGTCGCGGACAAGCTCCTCGAGTCGCGGATCGGCTTCGGCGTGCCGGTGACGCACCTGCAGAAGCTCGTCCCGCACGCCCGCGAGTCGACGTACCGCGGCCGCTGGATCCCGCGCGACGCCGCGCTCGGCCTCGCGGTGCTCGTCGACGCGAATTCGTACATCGGCTTCTACCTCGGCGGCAGCGTCGTCGGCTACGACCGCATCGCGCTCACGACCCGCCTCGGCCTCGCCTTCGCCGGGAAGGGCGACGTCTCCGACGTCCCGGGCCCCGTCACCGATCGCTCGATCCGCCGCATCTTCGGCGAGCTCACGATCGGCTACCGCATGCTTTTCCTTCCTTACGCGTTTCCAACCTATTTCACGCTCGCCGGCGGCGTCTTCGGCACCTTCGACCGCGGCGAGCAGACGCGCCTCACCCTCGCGACGACGCCGGAGGGCGCGCCTGCGCTGGCCTCGCAGACGATCGACATCCGCGGCGGCGGCGTCAAACCGCTCGCGACCGCGGTGCTCCACCTCGCCACCCTCGAGCTCTCCTACGGCTTCGCCCTCGACGTGCTGCGACCGAAGTTCTCGACGCACCAGGTGCTGGTGGGCCTATCGTTCTGA
- a CDS encoding sigma-54-dependent Fis family transcriptional regulator, translating to MRVLRQDEAHGVGVRLRRRRTARLLLRRVDGGPRRAHRALRRRARPLVRRHDRGRSRRGLARVPRARERPALRARRRGRPARGGGGARDEEGRRDRDEARGGGARPRDRDPRVRHALQGAPVKEPAAEGAPSAKTILVVDDEKNIRRTLQLVLEGEGYKVVGAETAEQALEILASPTQPVDLAIFDVKLPQMSGLEALERVRREEATRDLPIVVISGHATVNDAVHAIKLGASDFFEKPLVRERVLVSVKNVLDAAQTKRALETISREQLAKYEMIGKSAPVQRLFHEIEKVAPTRASVLITGESGTGKELIARAIHRLSPRTDSPFIKVNCAAIPRELIESELFGHERGAFTGAQSKRRGFFEQAHGGTLFLDEIGDMDLVAQAKVLRALQSGEISRVGSEHVIHVDVRVLAATNKDLAKGVESGNFREDLFFRLNVFPLRSPSLRERVEDIPLLALAFMQGFAKENGTKPKPMDDAVINALVARRWPGNVRELKNVVERMAILSGDRVTIADLPEDPHESPFGEDTSTPEEPATHEDEPDDATESTARPPVPGQYLTLREYREQTERKYIVDTLKLTGWNISRTAVVLGVERTNLHKKIRGYQIKRGEG from the coding sequence ATGCGCGTGCTGCGGCAAGACGAAGCGCACGGCGTGGGGGTTCGTCTACGAAGACGGCGGACCGCGCGCTTGTTACTTCGTCGAGTGGACGGAGGGCCACGCCGAGCGCACCGCGCGCTTCGACGTCGTGCTCGGCCGCTGGTCCGACGACACGACCGAGGCCGATCGCGACGCGGTCTCGCTCGAGTACCGCGCGCGCGCGAGCGGCCCGCGCTTCGCGCTCGCCGACGCGGCCGGCCGGCCCGCGGCGGAGGTGGGGCGCGCGACGAAGAAGGACGACGTGACCGGGACGAAGCTCGCGGAGGAGGCGCTCGCCCTCGCGACCGCGATCCTCGCGTCCGACACGCGCTTCAAGGAGCTCCAGTGAAAGAGCCCGCGGCCGAGGGCGCGCCGAGCGCGAAGACGATCCTCGTCGTCGACGACGAGAAGAACATCCGCCGCACGCTGCAGCTCGTGCTCGAGGGCGAGGGCTACAAGGTCGTGGGGGCGGAGACGGCGGAGCAGGCGCTCGAGATCCTCGCCTCCCCCACCCAGCCGGTCGACCTCGCGATCTTCGACGTGAAGCTCCCGCAGATGAGCGGGCTCGAGGCGCTCGAGCGCGTCCGCCGCGAGGAGGCGACGCGTGACCTCCCCATCGTCGTCATCAGCGGCCACGCGACCGTGAACGACGCGGTCCACGCGATCAAGCTCGGCGCGAGCGACTTCTTCGAGAAGCCGCTCGTCCGCGAGCGCGTGCTCGTGAGCGTGAAGAACGTCCTCGACGCGGCGCAGACGAAGCGCGCGCTCGAGACGATCTCGCGCGAGCAGCTCGCGAAGTACGAGATGATCGGCAAGAGCGCGCCGGTCCAGCGCCTCTTCCACGAGATCGAGAAGGTCGCGCCGACGCGCGCCTCGGTCCTCATCACCGGCGAGAGCGGCACCGGCAAGGAGCTCATCGCGCGCGCGATCCATCGCCTCTCGCCGCGCACCGACTCGCCGTTCATCAAGGTGAACTGCGCCGCGATCCCGCGCGAGCTCATCGAGAGCGAGCTCTTCGGCCACGAGAGGGGCGCCTTCACCGGCGCGCAGTCGAAGCGGCGCGGCTTCTTCGAGCAGGCCCACGGCGGCACGCTCTTCCTCGACGAGATCGGCGACATGGACCTCGTCGCGCAGGCGAAGGTCCTCCGCGCGCTCCAGTCCGGCGAGATCTCGCGCGTCGGGAGCGAGCACGTCATCCACGTCGACGTCCGCGTCCTCGCCGCGACGAACAAGGACCTCGCGAAGGGCGTCGAGAGCGGCAACTTCCGCGAGGACCTGTTCTTCCGCCTCAACGTGTTCCCGCTCCGGAGCCCGAGCCTGCGCGAGCGGGTCGAGGACATCCCGCTCCTCGCCCTCGCCTTCATGCAGGGCTTCGCGAAGGAGAACGGCACGAAGCCGAAGCCGATGGACGACGCCGTCATCAACGCCCTCGTCGCGCGCCGCTGGCCCGGCAACGTGCGCGAGCTCAAGAACGTCGTCGAGCGCATGGCCATCCTCAGCGGCGACCGCGTCACGATCGCGGACCTCCCCGAGGACCCGCACGAGTCCCCCTTCGGCGAAGACACCTCGACCCCGGAGGAGCCCGCCACGCACGAGGACGAGCCGGACGACGCCACGGAGTCCACCGCGCGCCCGCCGGTCCCCGGCCAGTACCTGACCCTCCGCGAGTACCGCGAGCAGACCGAGCGCAAGTACATCGTCGACACCCTGAAGCTCACCGGCTGGAACATCTCCCGCACCGCGGTGGTCCTCGGCGTCGAGCGCACGAACCTCCACAAGAAGATCCGCGGCTACCAGATCAAGCGCGGCGAGGGTTGA